The following coding sequences lie in one Oncorhynchus kisutch isolate 150728-3 linkage group LG3, Okis_V2, whole genome shotgun sequence genomic window:
- the LOC109884978 gene encoding uncharacterized protein LOC109884978: MDLFDPSPLQRLALLVLWQGLALGLNSSALWYQVERRDRDRAVTWIQARRFCQSHYVDLAVLSTQDQYQFLLQTMAAGERDTFWLGLQPHTAPGGWGWKWVDGQGLSYDRWYIKSPGPGLCGCLETSLKGENKLLSRSCGETVERHGFICQGAVPPERLKAESEGTDHVTVHWDTPPLMQTADHSYRITTCSFQPHPHLSLLHPSLPPCHTPPLFLCPFPHPPHPTTPCCVLHLPYSNSSTSHSTRISGLTPGTQYTISVATVITRPDPVTGDNVTTDSDPVTVTVTTIGGGGGQPVVAMVLSVVKFIYLAVLLCLLYLILKRNAVQAPELDLESVELPTEEEYILDMIKTGPTSVEFPNEECIVELPPEE; encoded by the exons ATGGACCTTTTTGACCCCTCACCCCTGCAGCGATTGGCTCTCCTGG TGTTGTGGCAGGGCCTGGCGTTGGGACTGAACAGTTCTGCCTTGTGGTAccaagtggagaggagagacagagacagggctgtGACCTGGATCCAGGCCAGGCGGTTCTGTCAGag CCACTACGTTGACCTGGCTGTCCTAAGCACACAGGATCAGTACCAGTTCCTTCTGCAGACCATGGCTGCTGGTGAGAGGGACACGTTCTGGCTGGGTCTGCAGCCCCACACTGCCCCTGGTGGCTGGGGTTGGAAGTGGGTGGATGGCCAGGGGCTGAGCTATGATCGCTGGTATATAAAGAGTCCTGGACCTGGACTCTGTGGTTGTCTGGAGACCAGCCTCAAAGGGGAGAATAAACTACTGTCCAGATCCTGTGGCGAGACCGTGGAACGACATGGTTTCATCTGCCAAG GCGCTGTACCCCCTGAGCGGCTAAAGGCGGAGTCTGAAGGGACTGATCATGTGACTGTGCATTGGGACACGCCCCCTCTGATGCAGACAGCTGATCATAGCTACAGAATTACCACATGTAGCTTCCAGCCTCACCCTCAtctttctctcctccacccttctctccctccttgccacacccctcctcttttcctctgtccTTTCCCCCACCCCCCTCATCCCACCACCCCATGTTGCGTCCTCCACCTCCCCTACTCCAACAGTTCCACCTCCCACTCCACCCGGATCTCTGGCCTAACCCCGGGAACCCAGTACACCATCAGCGTTGCCACAGTGATCACGCGCCCAGATCCTGTCACCGGTGACAACGTCACCACTGACAGTGACCCAGTCACGGTGACCGTCACAACAATAG GGGGCGGTGGTGGGCAGCCGGTGGTTGCCATGGTACTGAGTGTGGTCAAGTTCATCTATCTGGCTGTCTTACTCTGCTTACTTTACCTCATCCTGAAGAGAA ATGCTGTCCAGGCTCCTGAACTTGATCTGGAATCAGTAGAACTCCCTACTGAAGAAGAATACATTTTAGACATGATTAAAACTGGTCCTACATCAGTTGAATTCCCTAATGAAGAATGCATTGTTGAGCTGCCACCTGAAGAATAA
- the LOC109884979 gene encoding granzyme A → MTHFRVLSLWVGTVLHLYLHTGDCAEIIHGKEVVPHSLPFMARLEDGKGSLVCGGILIHESWVLTAAHCKVRTEWFSHRIKNVNLGVHSVKNEAKATRQLVAVKKHVPHPDYNVAELRHDIMLIKLKKPVKLTDTVKVMDLPKPASDVPAGTQCFAAGWGDTKENGDQSDVLLSVNVTVIDRKKCNSPDYYNFSPVITGGMLCAGYGQDRAGTCQGDSGGPLVCRDALRGVVSFAGGCGRVNKPTIYTFVSKYTDWITKTIQTSG, encoded by the exons ATGACACACTTCAGAGTCCTCAGTCTCTGGGTCGGCACTGTTCTGCATTTGTATCTGCACACAG GTGATTGCGCAGAGATCATTCATGGAAAGGAAGTGGTGCCTCACTCTTTACCCTTCATGGCTCGACTGGAGGACGGTAAAGGTAGTCTAGTCTGTGGAGGGATCCTCATCCACGAGTCATGGGTCCTAACTGCAGCCCACTGTAAAGTACGGACGGAATGGTTTTCACACAG AATCAAGAATGTCAATCTGGGTGTCCACTCGGTGAAGAACGAAGCGAAGGCTACCAGACAGCTCGTAGCCGTGAAGAAGCATGTTCCTCATCCCGACTACAATGTTGCAGAGTTACGCCACGACATCATGCTGATAAAG CTTAAGAAACCAGTGAAGCTGACCGACACCGTGAAAGTCATGGATCTACCCAAGCCTGCATCTGATGTCCCGGCTGGGACACAGTGCTTTGCGGCCGGATGGGGAGACACGAAGGAGAATGGTGACCAGTCCGATGTCCTGCTGTCTGTCAATGTCACCGTGATCGACAGGAAGAAGTGTAACTCTCCTGATTACTACAACTTCTCCCCTGTCATCACCGGAGGAATGCTGTGTGCTGGTTACGGACAAGATAGAGCTGGCACTTGtcag GGAGACTCCGGTGGCCCGTTGGTGTGTAGAGATGCACTAAGGGGAGTGGTGTCGTTTGCTGGAGGATGTGGTCGCGTCAACAAACCTACCATCTACACATTCGTATCTAAATACACTGACTGGATCACTAAAACCATCCAAACCTCTGGCTGA
- the LOC116361193 gene encoding granzyme A-like has protein sequence MTHFRVLSLWVGTVLHLYLHTGDCAEIIHGKEVVPHSLPFMARLEDGKGSLVCGGILIHESWVLTAAHCKVRTEWFSHRIKNVNLGVHSVKNEAKATRQLVAVKKHVPHPDYNVAELRHDIMLIKLKKPVKLTDTVKVMDLPKPASDVPAGTQCFAAGWGDTKENGDQSDVLLSVNVTVIDRKKCNSPDYYNFSPVITGGMLCAGYGQDRAGTCQGDSGGPLVCRDALRGVVSFAGGCGRVNKPTIYTFVSKYTDWITKTIQTSG, from the exons ATGACACACTTCAGAGTCCTCAGTCTCTGGGTCGGCACTGTTCTCCATTTGTATCTGCACACAG GTGATTGCGCAGAGATCATTCATGGAAAGGAAGTGGTGCCTCACTCTTTACCCTTCATGGCTCGACTGGAGGACGGTAAAGGTAGTCTAGTCTGTGGAGGGATCCTCATCCACGAGTCATGGGTCCTAACTGCAGCCCACTGTAAAGTACGGACGGAATGGTTTTCACACAG AATCAAGAATGTCAATCTGGGTGTCCACTCGGTGAAGAACGAAGCGAAGGCTACCAGACAGCTCGTAGCCGTGAAGAAGCATGTTCCTCATCCCGACTACAATGTTGCAGAGTTACGCCACGACATCATGCTGATAAAG CTTAAGAAACCAGTGAAGCTGACCGACACCGTGAAAGTCATGGATCTACCCAAGCCTGCATCTGATGTCCCGGCTGGGACACAGTGCTTTGCGGCCGGATGGGGAGACACGAAGGAGAATGGTGACCAGTCCGATGTCCTGCTGTCTGTCAATGTCACCGTGATCGACAGGAAGAAGTGTAACTCTCCTGATTACTACAACTTCTCCCCTGTCATCACCGGAGGAATGCTGTGTGCTGGTTACGGACAAGATAGAGCTGGCACTTGtcag GGAGACTCCGGTGGCCCGTTGGTGTGTAGAGATGCACTAAGGGGAGTGGTGTCGTTTGCTGGAGGATGTGGTCGCGTCAACAAACCTACCATCTACACATTCGTATCTAAATACACTGACTGGATCACTAAAACCATCCAAACCTCTGGCTGA